The following proteins are encoded in a genomic region of Halalkalicoccus subterraneus:
- a CDS encoding IS1595 family transposase (programmed frameshift) has protein sequence MDEESAQVFLPPRERCFERLRLARFGETVTCVHCEKDAVVKRGTTGKDAQQYWCKACETYFNDLTNTIFGQHRFGLEEMFYTVKEMRSEPTAQIARDLDRDYEAVLNFVHKVQDVSGEIDEFDLYGVCEADEVYVTAGEKGLEDEDGSPRSRGLFKKGRGTFAADKPPVLTLVRRSDGRVRFLVCKDLQNADEDIAEYGDGSVILCTDGYTIYDDIEDKEGVDGHLAVTHSDTYVIGDAHTNTCENRHSFLRQWLAKFRGVSKHHLQKYLGFLGLKLNSPNDWFEKLLCYDVSG, from the exons ATGGACGAGGAGTCAGCTCAGGTCTTCCTTCCACCGCGTGAGCGATGCTTCGAGCGTCTCCGTCTCGCCCGATTCGGCGAGACGGTGACGTGTGTCCACTGCGAGAAAGATGCTGTCGTCAAGCGGGGTACGACCGGCAAAGACGCCCAGCAATACTGGTGTAAGGCGTGCGAGACCTACTTCAACGACCTCACGAACACGATCTTCGGCCAGCATCGCTTCGGCCTCGAAGAGATGTTCTACACCGTCAAGGAGATGCGATCTGAGCCGACTGCTCAGATCGCTCGGGACCTCGATCGAGACTACGAAGCTGTCCTCAACTTCGTCCACAAAGTCCAGGACGTGAGCGGTGAGATCGACGAGTTCGACCTCTACGGCGTATGCGAAGCCGACGAGGTCTACGTCACAGCTGGTGAGAAAGGGCTCGAAGACGAGGACGGGAGTCCGCGCTCGCGCGGACTCT TCAAAAAAGGACGCGGGACCTTCGCAGCAGACAAACCGCCAGTCTTGACACTCGTCCGTCGTTCCGACGGACGAGTTCGGTTTCTCGTCTGTAAGGATCTGCAAAACGCCGATGAAGATATCGCCGAGTACGGCGACGGAAGCGTGATCCTTTGCACCGACGGCTACACGATCTACGACGACATCGAGGACAAGGAGGGAGTGGACGGCCATCTGGCCGTCACTCACTCCGACACCTACGTCATTGGTGATGCTCACACGAACACTTGCGAGAACCGCCATAGCTTCCTTCGCCAGTGGCTGGCGAAGTTTAGAGGGGTCTCGAAGCACCATCTCCAGAAATACCTCGGCTTCCTCGGACTGAAACTCAACTCACCGAACGACTGGTTCGAGAAACTGCTGTGTTACGATGTATCGGGATGA